Below is a genomic region from Rosa chinensis cultivar Old Blush chromosome 5, RchiOBHm-V2, whole genome shotgun sequence.
GATGAAAATCATACTCAAACCATGAAATACGGTTTGTTAACAGCAGCATAAACTAATCTACCccattgataaaagtttcagcACGTTGCTCCAACCTCCTCAAAAGGTCCTTCATGAAGAGTGTACTTGTCCCATGAGAAATCAGCAGTGTATCTATTGCGCAATGGTCAAAGACTTCACTATTTGTTTTCTGCTTGCCTTCTGCAGACTACATATCGTCTCTGCTTCCTAACCATTTCTGCCCTGCTAGATCTCTGCTTCCTAAGTGAGGACTACTTTTCTGTGACAACATCAACCAACATTAGTTCAGTTACCATTGGGCTAAACACATGAAATACAAGTGAAACTTTTATAGTCAAATTGCTTGATTAACAGTATCAAGCAGAAAACTCATTAACCACTCAATCGAGATGCATGCAAATATATAGTTGACTATACTTCATGAATAgaggtaacaaaaaaaatgaacaggGGAAGGTAGTAGTGAGTATATACCTCAGTCCCTACTTTTCTCTTCCCTTCCAAGTCAGCCTTGTTTCCAGCCAAGAACATTATTAAAGTTGGATTTGCTAATATCAAACGAGAAGTAAAATAAACTTGACTGAGTTAGTAGTCTTGAAGAATATTAGTTACTCAAGTTATATCAATTATCACCCCCCTGCATATACGTAACACATTCAAGTCCAAGTAGCGGCGGAACTGTTACAGGGCCTGAGGGGGTTCAGACCCCCCCAACATTTGTCCAAATCTTCACCAGATCACCTAAACGTCATACAATTAAGCTACAATTAAATAGAACTTGGCTTTAATTAAATCACTGGACCCCCCCCCAACATACCAATCAGGCAATCAGCAACACAACTTACAAAATTATAATGAGAATAATTTAAATTTAATAGTATTTACTGTGTAATAACTATCCAAATTTATAATGAGGAAATATGGAAATGCTTCTTAGAAGATTTTGcaatttattgtaattgatgtctAGTTTCTTCAATTATTTTATTATAGAGAAAGTTAACAAGGTGTTTTTTTGTTGTTAATAAAGTCAACAGAGTGTGTTGATTAATATggaaaatgagtttttttttttttttatattaaagtTAATGTTTTATGTCTCGACCCCCCCTAATTTCAgatcctggttccgccactgaGTCCAAGACGGAGTGCACACTTGATCAGCCTGTGGTTAAATTCTTATTTATCCAGAAACTAGACCAATGAATTCTTTAGATTGCATTACCGGCCTTATTAGTAGAGCATAAGTAATTAAGAGGAAGTCAAAAATACCTTGGGATTATCTTCAACCACAGTTACTGCAAGATGGATCCTTCCTGTTTTTATATTCTGAAGAGGCAACCACATGTCATGCCTCTGGCCCTCTATACTCACCAATGTTAATGGAGCAGAATCTGGATACAGAATAAGGTAAGTTAGACCGGCAAACAAAAACTGACTTGGGAAAAAACTTAGTCAGGCAAAACAAAAGTAACACACAAAAATTCATTAACATTGGTTAAAGCGATGATTCAAGACTCaacaaaataatatgaaaaGCTTTGTAGTGACAGCAACTAAATCTATAGCCTGCCCATATTCTGGTATCCCTAAGTCATTCAATTCATCAACTTCTGAATACTGATCAATTAAATAACCTCTAAATAAGTTCAGAAACAAACCCAAGGCAATCATCAACAAATCGGTCCTTGTCACGAACTTCAATAGATAGCACAGTAGATGAATCCCATGTAATAATGGGCATCTTAAATTCTTCATGCCATTTTGGAGCCAGTGTTTTCTTTTGTGTCTTCGTCCTGAACCGGTAAAGGCCCAATTGACCCTTAACATAAGGGTCAGATAATCCTGACAACATATTGAATATTATATAACTTAAAAGAAACTACACTGTGGAAATTTAAAGAGCATGAGTGTATTATCAAATAAACAACTAACCATTTAGATCTGCAGCTTTGATGTCAGATGCTTCAATAACTTCTACTCTGACATGTCCAAGAGATTCCTTTTCATTCACAGAGAACCAACTCTTTGTCAGTCAAAAAAGCAGAATCATTCAAAACGAAAGATTTCCTCAGGTAAGAAATCGGAAAAGCTTCTTATCTGGTCTGCAAGTGAAATAGAAGCTAATCCCAAGGAACATGAAATTTATTATTCATTCCAAAAGGAAGATTATGGAGAACAAAGCTGTTATGACATTTATCTCAAGTAACTCACACTTGCTCCAGCCTCTGGGTTTGTGAATTAGGTTGATACTGACATGTATCTTAATATTACTGATTTTAATAGGAGTTTCACAGTGGGAATATAATTAACAGTTAGTAGTTCTTGCAACAAAGAATTGGGTTTAAATATTCTAAATTTTAAAGTTAGTAGGCATTCAGAAATATATTTCTCCTGTTACCTTGCTGCGGTGAGGCGAATTTCTCCATGTCAACAACCAGCATATTTGGCTGCAAGAATAGTTAATAATTATATTTAAAACACTTTACCAATAGTGTAGATGAGAAATATGAAACTGCATCAACCAAAAAAACCCCATTGTTTGCTTATTCTCTAAGAAATCATGAATTAAATTTATACATTTTACTGCATCGCTAGAAACTTAACCTAACTTCCTATATATGAAATGTATCATGAATGAACAAAGAACTGAACGGACAAAGGTCTCTGAAAAAGTAAAAGAGGCATCCCAAGCCTTTCATTCAAAACCAGACAAGATATAAAGGCTGTGTACAGAACATCCATTGGAAAAGAATTTACAGAtaggagtctcaaagtccaaaagtcATGCCTCAACAAGGGTCTGCTCAAAGGCAATGGAAAGAAGCTTTTCCTGTGAGAGAGAACAAACAAACGAGCAAGTCAGAGAGACACGAAAGACCGTGTACAGAGATTAGTCAAAATTAACTTTGCTTCAAACATGATAAAATATTACCAGCCACCCAGCAATTCCTGGAAGAACTGTAACATCAAGGCCATGTGTAAAAATAGGCTTGACAGTCATCTGAAAATATGGAGGCTCAATGAAGCATATCCGCAGACGGCCAAGGAAAGGCCACCTACGAAGAAACTTAACCCCAATCAACAGCTGCAAAAGAAAGGATAAAAGCTGCCTGATCAGAACATATAAACAGTTCATGATTTTATTTCCCCTGCAACTAAGGAGTGAAAATTCCACATGTTGTCAAGTTACATCTATTGAACAGATTCAATAGGTAACATAGAACATCTAActtgagtttttctttttcttcatctttctcCCTGAAAATAATCCTTTACATTTACAGATCCCAAATGCTATTGCAGTAAAACAAAATACAGTAAACATCATCATTTGCAATGTTTCCCAAAGGCGCAAAGAATAATGTTAAGATTCTTTAATTGAGACATAAAAGcgcaaacaaacaaagaataaTGTCAAGATTCTACACAAACAATAGTTCCACATGATTTAAATGCTCAGAAATCCACTAACATTTCATTCCTATACCTTAGCTAAGCTTATAAGTAAGTACGCTAACTAACCAGACCTAGGGagttacaattatcaatcaaaagTTAAATTGCATGGAGGTGCCACCTGGAAAAAAGTATATGCATTCTTCTATGTATATGTAATGCTTAGCATATTTACTCACACAAAATATATCCTTGCTCAATTTTAAAATGACCTTAAGATCACATCTCAAATTACATGTTAGTCAAACACATACCTTCCCTTCAACATGCATGCCTGTAATATGCAACTTTGCCCACATCCCGAAACCCAGTCTTTTCCTCAACTTCACAGCGAGTATTGCAATCATATCATCAGCTGTCAGAAAATTCAGTCCCAACTCCAAAACCTGCATTCAGTACACTGTAATACTTAGCCACAAAGAGGACATGAAACTATTGATTCACTATGGATAAAGAAAAGCATACCAAGTGGTCATCATCCTATTTTAGAACAGAAACTCTCCATAAGACCAAGTCATCATCGAGCCCAAaatctctatctctttctcccttcccatcttcttcttttcttttcttttcttctctccctTTCTCCTCCTCTGTTCGTTGTCcttgttccttcttcttcttcttttttcctttctcgTCTAATCCCCTTCATCCCCAGTTGACAACAACTCAAAATCATATTGAAAAAATCAAGGAATCAGATTAGATTAGGGTTTAgagaattagggtttacttaccCCCATT
It encodes:
- the LOC112203688 gene encoding C2 domain-containing protein At1g53590, translated to MGVLELGLNFLTADDMIAILAVKLRKRLGFGMWAKLHITGMHVEGKLLIGVKFLRRWPFLGRLRICFIEPPYFQMTVKPIFTHGLDVTVLPGIAGWLEKLLSIAFEQTLVEPNMLVVDMEKFASPQQESWFSVNEKESLGHVRVEVIEASDIKAADLNGLSDPYVKGQLGLYRFRTKTQKKTLAPKWHEEFKMPIITWDSSTVLSIEVRDKDRFVDDCLGFVSELI